In Felis catus isolate Fca126 chromosome E1, F.catus_Fca126_mat1.0, whole genome shotgun sequence, the following proteins share a genomic window:
- the ACOX1 gene encoding peroxisomal acyl-coenzyme A oxidase 1 isoform X1, which produces MNQDLRREREAASFNPELLTHVLDGSPENTRRRREIENLIRNDPDFQHEDLNFLSRSQRYEVAVKKSASMVKKMREFGIADPEEIVWFKNFVHRGRPEPLDLHLGMFLPTLLHQATAEQQERFFMPAWNLEIIGTYAQTEMGHGTHLRGLETTATYDPETQEFILNSPTVTSIKWWPGGLGKTSNHAIVLAQLITKGKCYGLHAFIVPIRELGTHKPLPGITVGDIGPKFGYDEMDNGYLKMDNYRIPRENMLMKYAQVKPDGTYVKPVSNKLTYGTMVFVRSFLVGEAARSLSKACTIAIRYSAVRHQSELKPGEPEPQILDFQTQQYKLFPLLATAYAFQFVGAYMKETYHRINEDIGQGDLSELPELHALAAGMKAFTSWTANAAIEACRMACGGHGYSHCSGLPNIYVNFTPTCTFEGENTVMMLQTARFLMKSYDQVHSGKLMCGMVSYLNDLPSQRIQPQQVAVWPTVVDIDSPDSLTEAYKLRAARLVEIAAKNLQNEVIHRESKEVAWNLTSIDLVRASEAHCHYVVVKLFSEKLLKIQEKSIHTVLKNLCLLYCLYGVSQKAGDFLQGGIMTESQITQVNQRIKELLTVIRPDAVALVDAFDFQDVTLGSVLGRYDGNVYENLFEWAKKSPLNKAEVHESYHKYLKPLQSKL; this is translated from the exons ATGAACCAGGATCTTCGCAGGGAGCGGGAAGCCGCCAGCTTCAACCCGGAGCTGCTCACGCACGTCTTGGACGGCAGCCCCGAGAACACCCGGCGCCGCCGAGAGATCG AGAACCTGATTCGGAATGACCCAGACTTCCAGCATGAGGACTTGAATTTCCTCAGTCGCAGCCAGCGTTACGAGGTGGCTGTTAAGAAGAGCGCCAGCATGGTGAAGAAGATGAGGGAGTTTGGCATCGCAGACCCTGAAGAAATCGTGTGGTTTAAAAA TTTTGTGCACCGAGGGCGGCCTGAGCCTCTGGATCTTCACTTGGGCATGTTCTTGCCTACTTTACTTCACCAGGCAACCGCGGAACAACAGGAGCGCTTCTTCATGCCCGCCTGGAACTTGGAGATCATTGGCACTTATGCCCAGACAGAGATGGGCCATG GAACTCATCTCCGAGGGTTGGAAACCACAGCCACTTACGACCCTGAAACTCAGGAGTTCATTCTCAACAGCCCTACCGTGACCTCCATCAAGTGGTGGCCGGGTGGAC TTGGAAAGACCTCAAATCATGCGATAGTTCTTGCCCAGCTCATCACAAAGGGCAAGTGCTATGGATTACATGCCTTCATCGTACCGATTCGTGAACTTGGGACCCATAAGCCTTTGCCAG GTATTACTGTTGGCGATATCGGCCCCAAATTTGGCTATGATGAGATGGATAATGGCTACCTGAAGATGGACAATTATCGTATTCCCAGAGAAAACATGCTGATGAAGTATGCCCAG GTGAAGCCTGATGGCACGTATGTGAAGCCCGTGAGTAACAAGCTGACCTACGGGACCATGGTGTTTGTCAGGTCCTTCCTCGTAGGAGAAGCCGCTCGGTCTCTATCCAAGGCTTGCACCATTGCCATCAGATACAGCGCTGTGAGGCACCAGTCTGAACTCAAGCCAGG TGAACCAGAACCACAGATTTTGGATTTTCAGACCCAGCAGTATAAACTCTTCCCACTCCTGGCTACTGCCTACGCCTTCCAGTTTGTCGGCGCATACATGAAGGAGACCTACCATCGGATTAATGAGGACATTGGCCAAGGGGACCTGAGTGAACTGCCCGAG CTTCATGCCCTCGCCGCCGGGATGAAGGCTTTCACGTCCTGGACAGCTAATGCTGCCATCGAAGCTTGTCGGATGGCTTGTGGCGGTCATGGCTATTCTCACTGCAGCGGCCTTCCAAACATTTATGTCAATTTTACCCCCACCTGCACCTTTGAGGGAGAGAACACTGTCATGATGCTGCAGACGGCTAG GTTCCTGATGAAAAGTTATGACCAGGTGCACTCAGGAAAGTTGATGTGTGGTATGGTGTCCTACTTGAATGACCTGCCCAGTCAGCGCATCCAGCCGCAGCAGGTCGCGGTCTGGCCGACTGTGGTGGACATCGACAGCCCCGACAGCCTAACGGAAGCCTATAAACTCCGCGCAGCCAG ATTAGTAGAAATTGCTGCAAAAAACCTTCAAAATGAAGTGATTCACAGAGAAAGCAAGGAGGTAGCATGGAATCTAACTTCCATTGACCTTGTTCGAGCAAGCGAG GCACATTGCCACTATGTGGTAGTTAAGCTCTTTTCAGAAAAACTCCTCAAAATCCAAGAGAAGTCCATCCACACTGTCTTGAAGAATTTATGTCTCTTGTACTGCCTGTATGGAGTCAGTCAAAAGGCAGGGGACTTTCTGCAG GGAGGCATCATGACGGAGTCTCAAATTACCCAAGTAAATCAGCGCATTAAGGAGCTGCTGACTGTGATTCGCCCAGACGCTGTTGCTTTGGTTGATGCGTTTGACTTTCAGGATGTGACACTCGGCTCTGTGCTCGGCCGTTATGATGGGAACGTGTATGAAAACTTATTTGAGTGGGCCAAGAAGTCCCCACTGAACAAAGCAGAG gTCCATGAATCTTACCACAAGTATCTGAAGCCCCTGCAGTCCAAGCTCTGA
- the ACOX1 gene encoding peroxisomal acyl-coenzyme A oxidase 1 isoform X3, which produces MAALLQRIGDNWHLRPDGNGPRFVHRGRPEPLDLHLGMFLPTLLHQATAEQQERFFMPAWNLEIIGTYAQTEMGHGTHLRGLETTATYDPETQEFILNSPTVTSIKWWPGGLGKTSNHAIVLAQLITKGKCYGLHAFIVPIRELGTHKPLPGITVGDIGPKFGYDEMDNGYLKMDNYRIPRENMLMKYAQVKPDGTYVKPVSNKLTYGTMVFVRSFLVGEAARSLSKACTIAIRYSAVRHQSELKPGEPEPQILDFQTQQYKLFPLLATAYAFQFVGAYMKETYHRINEDIGQGDLSELPELHALAAGMKAFTSWTANAAIEACRMACGGHGYSHCSGLPNIYVNFTPTCTFEGENTVMMLQTARFLMKSYDQVHSGKLMCGMVSYLNDLPSQRIQPQQVAVWPTVVDIDSPDSLTEAYKLRAARLVEIAAKNLQNEVIHRESKEVAWNLTSIDLVRASEAHCHYVVVKLFSEKLLKIQEKSIHTVLKNLCLLYCLYGVSQKAGDFLQGGIMTESQITQVNQRIKELLTVIRPDAVALVDAFDFQDVTLGSVLGRYDGNVYENLFEWAKKSPLNKAEVHESYHKYLKPLQSKL; this is translated from the exons ATGGCTGCTCTCCTGCAAAGGATTGGAGATAATTGGCACCTACGCCCAGACGGAAATGGGCCACG TTTTGTGCACCGAGGGCGGCCTGAGCCTCTGGATCTTCACTTGGGCATGTTCTTGCCTACTTTACTTCACCAGGCAACCGCGGAACAACAGGAGCGCTTCTTCATGCCCGCCTGGAACTTGGAGATCATTGGCACTTATGCCCAGACAGAGATGGGCCATG GAACTCATCTCCGAGGGTTGGAAACCACAGCCACTTACGACCCTGAAACTCAGGAGTTCATTCTCAACAGCCCTACCGTGACCTCCATCAAGTGGTGGCCGGGTGGAC TTGGAAAGACCTCAAATCATGCGATAGTTCTTGCCCAGCTCATCACAAAGGGCAAGTGCTATGGATTACATGCCTTCATCGTACCGATTCGTGAACTTGGGACCCATAAGCCTTTGCCAG GTATTACTGTTGGCGATATCGGCCCCAAATTTGGCTATGATGAGATGGATAATGGCTACCTGAAGATGGACAATTATCGTATTCCCAGAGAAAACATGCTGATGAAGTATGCCCAG GTGAAGCCTGATGGCACGTATGTGAAGCCCGTGAGTAACAAGCTGACCTACGGGACCATGGTGTTTGTCAGGTCCTTCCTCGTAGGAGAAGCCGCTCGGTCTCTATCCAAGGCTTGCACCATTGCCATCAGATACAGCGCTGTGAGGCACCAGTCTGAACTCAAGCCAGG TGAACCAGAACCACAGATTTTGGATTTTCAGACCCAGCAGTATAAACTCTTCCCACTCCTGGCTACTGCCTACGCCTTCCAGTTTGTCGGCGCATACATGAAGGAGACCTACCATCGGATTAATGAGGACATTGGCCAAGGGGACCTGAGTGAACTGCCCGAG CTTCATGCCCTCGCCGCCGGGATGAAGGCTTTCACGTCCTGGACAGCTAATGCTGCCATCGAAGCTTGTCGGATGGCTTGTGGCGGTCATGGCTATTCTCACTGCAGCGGCCTTCCAAACATTTATGTCAATTTTACCCCCACCTGCACCTTTGAGGGAGAGAACACTGTCATGATGCTGCAGACGGCTAG GTTCCTGATGAAAAGTTATGACCAGGTGCACTCAGGAAAGTTGATGTGTGGTATGGTGTCCTACTTGAATGACCTGCCCAGTCAGCGCATCCAGCCGCAGCAGGTCGCGGTCTGGCCGACTGTGGTGGACATCGACAGCCCCGACAGCCTAACGGAAGCCTATAAACTCCGCGCAGCCAG ATTAGTAGAAATTGCTGCAAAAAACCTTCAAAATGAAGTGATTCACAGAGAAAGCAAGGAGGTAGCATGGAATCTAACTTCCATTGACCTTGTTCGAGCAAGCGAG GCACATTGCCACTATGTGGTAGTTAAGCTCTTTTCAGAAAAACTCCTCAAAATCCAAGAGAAGTCCATCCACACTGTCTTGAAGAATTTATGTCTCTTGTACTGCCTGTATGGAGTCAGTCAAAAGGCAGGGGACTTTCTGCAG GGAGGCATCATGACGGAGTCTCAAATTACCCAAGTAAATCAGCGCATTAAGGAGCTGCTGACTGTGATTCGCCCAGACGCTGTTGCTTTGGTTGATGCGTTTGACTTTCAGGATGTGACACTCGGCTCTGTGCTCGGCCGTTATGATGGGAACGTGTATGAAAACTTATTTGAGTGGGCCAAGAAGTCCCCACTGAACAAAGCAGAG gTCCATGAATCTTACCACAAGTATCTGAAGCCCCTGCAGTCCAAGCTCTGA
- the ACOX1 gene encoding peroxisomal acyl-coenzyme A oxidase 1 isoform X2 — protein MNQDLRREREAASFNPELLTHVLDGSPENTRRRREIENLIRNDPDFQHEDLNFLSRSQRYEVAVKKSASMVKKMREFGIADPEEIVWFKKIHLVNFVEPVSLNYSMFIPTLLNQGTTAQQEKWLLSCKGLEIIGTYAQTEMGHGTHLRGLETTATYDPETQEFILNSPTVTSIKWWPGGLGKTSNHAIVLAQLITKGKCYGLHAFIVPIRELGTHKPLPGITVGDIGPKFGYDEMDNGYLKMDNYRIPRENMLMKYAQVKPDGTYVKPVSNKLTYGTMVFVRSFLVGEAARSLSKACTIAIRYSAVRHQSELKPGEPEPQILDFQTQQYKLFPLLATAYAFQFVGAYMKETYHRINEDIGQGDLSELPELHALAAGMKAFTSWTANAAIEACRMACGGHGYSHCSGLPNIYVNFTPTCTFEGENTVMMLQTARFLMKSYDQVHSGKLMCGMVSYLNDLPSQRIQPQQVAVWPTVVDIDSPDSLTEAYKLRAARLVEIAAKNLQNEVIHRESKEVAWNLTSIDLVRASEAHCHYVVVKLFSEKLLKIQEKSIHTVLKNLCLLYCLYGVSQKAGDFLQGGIMTESQITQVNQRIKELLTVIRPDAVALVDAFDFQDVTLGSVLGRYDGNVYENLFEWAKKSPLNKAEVHESYHKYLKPLQSKL, from the exons ATGAACCAGGATCTTCGCAGGGAGCGGGAAGCCGCCAGCTTCAACCCGGAGCTGCTCACGCACGTCTTGGACGGCAGCCCCGAGAACACCCGGCGCCGCCGAGAGATCG AGAACCTGATTCGGAATGACCCAGACTTCCAGCATGAGGACTTGAATTTCCTCAGTCGCAGCCAGCGTTACGAGGTGGCTGTTAAGAAGAGCGCCAGCATGGTGAAGAAGATGAGGGAGTTTGGCATCGCAGACCCTGAAGAAATCGTGTGGTTTAAAAA AATACATTTGGTCAATTTTGTGGAACCTGTGAGCCTCAATTACTCCATGTTTATTCCCACCTTGCTGAATCAGGGCACCACTGCTCAGCAAGAGAAATGGCTGCTCTCCTGCAAAGGATTGGAGATAATTGGCACCTACGCCCAGACGGAAATGGGCCACG GAACTCATCTCCGAGGGTTGGAAACCACAGCCACTTACGACCCTGAAACTCAGGAGTTCATTCTCAACAGCCCTACCGTGACCTCCATCAAGTGGTGGCCGGGTGGAC TTGGAAAGACCTCAAATCATGCGATAGTTCTTGCCCAGCTCATCACAAAGGGCAAGTGCTATGGATTACATGCCTTCATCGTACCGATTCGTGAACTTGGGACCCATAAGCCTTTGCCAG GTATTACTGTTGGCGATATCGGCCCCAAATTTGGCTATGATGAGATGGATAATGGCTACCTGAAGATGGACAATTATCGTATTCCCAGAGAAAACATGCTGATGAAGTATGCCCAG GTGAAGCCTGATGGCACGTATGTGAAGCCCGTGAGTAACAAGCTGACCTACGGGACCATGGTGTTTGTCAGGTCCTTCCTCGTAGGAGAAGCCGCTCGGTCTCTATCCAAGGCTTGCACCATTGCCATCAGATACAGCGCTGTGAGGCACCAGTCTGAACTCAAGCCAGG TGAACCAGAACCACAGATTTTGGATTTTCAGACCCAGCAGTATAAACTCTTCCCACTCCTGGCTACTGCCTACGCCTTCCAGTTTGTCGGCGCATACATGAAGGAGACCTACCATCGGATTAATGAGGACATTGGCCAAGGGGACCTGAGTGAACTGCCCGAG CTTCATGCCCTCGCCGCCGGGATGAAGGCTTTCACGTCCTGGACAGCTAATGCTGCCATCGAAGCTTGTCGGATGGCTTGTGGCGGTCATGGCTATTCTCACTGCAGCGGCCTTCCAAACATTTATGTCAATTTTACCCCCACCTGCACCTTTGAGGGAGAGAACACTGTCATGATGCTGCAGACGGCTAG GTTCCTGATGAAAAGTTATGACCAGGTGCACTCAGGAAAGTTGATGTGTGGTATGGTGTCCTACTTGAATGACCTGCCCAGTCAGCGCATCCAGCCGCAGCAGGTCGCGGTCTGGCCGACTGTGGTGGACATCGACAGCCCCGACAGCCTAACGGAAGCCTATAAACTCCGCGCAGCCAG ATTAGTAGAAATTGCTGCAAAAAACCTTCAAAATGAAGTGATTCACAGAGAAAGCAAGGAGGTAGCATGGAATCTAACTTCCATTGACCTTGTTCGAGCAAGCGAG GCACATTGCCACTATGTGGTAGTTAAGCTCTTTTCAGAAAAACTCCTCAAAATCCAAGAGAAGTCCATCCACACTGTCTTGAAGAATTTATGTCTCTTGTACTGCCTGTATGGAGTCAGTCAAAAGGCAGGGGACTTTCTGCAG GGAGGCATCATGACGGAGTCTCAAATTACCCAAGTAAATCAGCGCATTAAGGAGCTGCTGACTGTGATTCGCCCAGACGCTGTTGCTTTGGTTGATGCGTTTGACTTTCAGGATGTGACACTCGGCTCTGTGCTCGGCCGTTATGATGGGAACGTGTATGAAAACTTATTTGAGTGGGCCAAGAAGTCCCCACTGAACAAAGCAGAG gTCCATGAATCTTACCACAAGTATCTGAAGCCCCTGCAGTCCAAGCTCTGA